In a single window of the Streptomyces cinnabarinus genome:
- a CDS encoding DUF485 domain-containing protein: MHSSNGHSRTREGGPDRPDPIRPTGSVRYDDPWYDALASGWGESDDASAAVAPARADGATAADVYLEVQRSAAFQEVRSQYRRFVVPAVVGFLAWYVGYVVTATTAPGLMARPVAGAVNVAMLAGLGQFLTTFLLTWAYTRHARLRRDRAALELRWDTQELTRGTRGGTA, encoded by the coding sequence ATGCACTCAAGCAACGGTCACTCCCGCACGCGCGAGGGTGGTCCTGACCGGCCGGACCCGATCCGGCCGACCGGGAGCGTGCGGTACGACGATCCCTGGTACGACGCCCTGGCCTCCGGCTGGGGCGAGTCCGACGACGCCTCCGCCGCCGTAGCGCCGGCCCGCGCCGACGGGGCCACGGCCGCGGACGTCTACCTGGAGGTGCAGCGCAGCGCCGCCTTCCAGGAAGTGCGCAGCCAGTACCGGAGGTTCGTCGTCCCGGCCGTCGTGGGCTTTCTGGCCTGGTACGTCGGCTACGTCGTGACCGCCACCACCGCGCCCGGCCTGATGGCCCGGCCGGTGGCCGGCGCGGTGAACGTGGCGATGCTCGCCGGGCTCGGACAGTTCCTCACCACCTTCCTGCTCACCTGGGCCTACACCCGGCACGCGCGGCTGCGCCGCGACCGGGCCGCGCTCGAACTGCGCTGGGACACCCAGGAACTGACCCGCGGCACGAGGGGCGGCACCGCGTGA
- a CDS encoding cation acetate symporter has translation MTGDHQTLALLLFSAFIAVTLAITTWVSRHRQGSAEEFYAGGRLFSPMENGFAIAGDYMSAASFLGISGLIALYGYDGLLYSVGFLVAWLVVLFLVAELVRNCGRFTLADVVAARMSERPVRIATGTSSVAVSVLYLVAQMVGAGSLVALLLGGQGEAAQTWTVIGVGALMVIYVSLGGMRATTWIQIVKAVLLLGGTIALTVLVLVRFHGDFDQLLLTAAERSGHGESFLAPGLKYGGDWTARFDFISLGLALVLGTAGLPHILSRFYTVPTARAARRSVVWSIGLIGGFYLMTIVLGFGAAAIVGPDAVRGSNAAGNTAVPLLALDLGGGAHSTGGTVLFAIVAAVAFATILAVVAGITLASSASVAHDLYASLRRRRAKPRSEVAVARVAAVGIGVVAIALGLLARDLNVAFLVGLAFAVAASANLPVLLYSLFWRGLTTRGAVWAVYGGLIPAVTLVLLSPVVSGSPESLFPGVDFQVFPLQNPGIVSIPLGFVAGWLGTATSAEVPDEAKHAETEVRSLTGAGAA, from the coding sequence GTGACGGGCGATCACCAGACCCTGGCGCTGCTGCTGTTCAGCGCGTTCATCGCCGTCACCCTGGCGATCACGACCTGGGTGAGCCGCCACCGGCAGGGGTCGGCCGAGGAGTTCTACGCCGGCGGTCGGCTCTTCTCGCCGATGGAGAATGGTTTTGCCATCGCGGGCGACTACATGTCCGCAGCATCCTTCCTCGGCATCTCCGGACTCATCGCGCTCTACGGCTACGACGGACTGCTGTACTCCGTGGGCTTCCTCGTGGCCTGGCTGGTCGTGCTCTTCCTGGTCGCCGAACTGGTCCGCAACTGCGGCCGGTTCACCCTCGCCGACGTGGTCGCCGCGCGGATGAGCGAACGGCCCGTGCGGATCGCGACGGGAACTTCCTCGGTCGCCGTGTCCGTTCTGTATCTGGTGGCGCAGATGGTGGGTGCGGGCAGCCTGGTCGCGCTGCTGCTCGGCGGCCAGGGCGAGGCGGCGCAGACCTGGACCGTCATCGGCGTCGGCGCGCTCATGGTGATCTATGTGTCGTTGGGAGGGATGCGGGCCACCACCTGGATCCAGATCGTGAAGGCGGTCCTGCTGCTCGGCGGCACCATCGCGCTGACCGTGCTCGTCCTGGTGCGCTTCCACGGCGACTTCGACCAGCTGCTGCTCACCGCGGCCGAACGCAGCGGCCACGGCGAATCATTCCTGGCCCCCGGCCTGAAGTACGGCGGCGACTGGACCGCCCGCTTCGACTTCATCAGCCTCGGACTCGCCCTGGTGCTCGGCACCGCGGGGCTCCCGCACATCCTGTCCCGCTTCTACACCGTGCCCACCGCGCGGGCGGCCCGGCGCTCGGTGGTCTGGTCGATCGGGCTCATCGGCGGCTTCTACCTGATGACGATCGTCCTCGGTTTCGGCGCCGCCGCGATCGTCGGCCCGGACGCGGTGCGCGGTTCCAACGCCGCCGGGAACACGGCCGTACCGCTGCTGGCGCTCGATCTGGGCGGCGGAGCCCACTCCACCGGTGGGACGGTCCTGTTCGCGATCGTCGCCGCCGTCGCCTTCGCCACGATCCTCGCCGTGGTCGCCGGAATCACCCTCGCCTCCTCGGCGTCCGTGGCCCACGACCTGTACGCGTCCCTGCGCCGCCGACGGGCCAAGCCGCGCAGCGAGGTCGCCGTCGCACGCGTCGCCGCCGTCGGCATCGGCGTGGTCGCCATCGCGCTCGGCCTGCTCGCCCGCGACCTCAACGTAGCCTTCCTCGTCGGCCTCGCCTTCGCCGTCGCCGCGTCCGCCAATCTGCCCGTGCTGCTCTACTCACTGTTCTGGCGCGGCCTCACCACCCGAGGCGCCGTCTGGGCGGTGTACGGCGGTCTGATCCCCGCCGTGACCCTCGTCCTGCTCTCCCCGGTGGTGTCCGGCAGCCCCGAATCCCTGTTCCCCGGCGTCGACTTCCAGGTGTTCCCGCTCCAGAACCCCGGCATCGTCTCCATCCCGCTCGGGTTCGTCGCCGGCTGGCTCGGCACAGCCACCTCCGCCGAAGTCCCGGACGAGGCCAAGCACGCGGAGACCGAGGTGCGGTCACTGACGGGAGCGGGGGCGGCCTAG
- a CDS encoding response regulator translates to MIEVLVVDDDTRVAQVNAAYVEKVPGFHVAGAAHSAAEALRRVEELPRVDLVLMDHYLPDDTGLSVVREMRRRGHETDVIMVTAARDVSTVQEAMRHGALQYLVKPFAFAGLRAKLEAYAELRRTLDSGGEAEQAEVDRIFGALSASSEPGLPKGHSPTTADLVRRSLINAEGPLSAQEIAERTGVSRQTAQRYLKLLERTGRARLTLKYGDAGRPEHRYVWATRA, encoded by the coding sequence ATGATCGAGGTCCTGGTCGTGGACGACGACACACGTGTCGCCCAGGTCAACGCCGCCTACGTCGAGAAGGTGCCGGGCTTCCACGTGGCCGGTGCGGCGCACAGCGCGGCGGAGGCGCTGCGCCGGGTCGAGGAGCTGCCGCGGGTGGACCTGGTCCTGATGGACCACTATCTGCCCGACGACACAGGTCTGTCGGTCGTACGGGAGATGCGGCGGCGCGGCCACGAGACCGACGTGATCATGGTGACCGCGGCCCGGGACGTCTCCACCGTCCAGGAGGCGATGCGGCACGGCGCGCTCCAGTACCTGGTGAAGCCGTTCGCCTTCGCGGGGCTGCGCGCCAAGCTGGAGGCGTACGCGGAGCTGCGCCGCACCCTCGACAGCGGCGGCGAGGCCGAACAGGCCGAGGTGGACCGCATCTTCGGCGCGCTGTCCGCGTCCTCGGAACCGGGGCTGCCCAAGGGGCACTCCCCCACCACGGCCGATCTCGTACGGCGTTCCCTGATCAACGCCGAAGGCCCCCTGTCGGCCCAGGAGATCGCGGAGCGCACCGGAGTCAGCCGCCAGACCGCGCAGCGCTATCTGAAGCTCCTGGAGCGCACGGGCCGCGCGCGACTCACCCTCAAGTACGGCGACGCGGGCCGCCCGGAACACCGTTACGTGTGGGCGACCCGCGCCTGA
- a CDS encoding ATP-binding protein codes for MSPTPPARRLRLGLPRRMFSQVLLMQVAIAAGVAVLATGLFLAPLGNQLDDQAMRRALAIAQTTAVEPQIAEDVVNTPPTADGPVQREAERIREATRAEYVVVMDWRGVRWSHPTPDEVGRTVSTDPGQALAGHEVMEIDDGTLGRTARGKVPLRDSDGDIVGAVSVGIAYDSVRARLIHAIPELLAYAGGALAVGALAAWLISRRVHRQTRDLAFSDISALLAEREAMLHGIREGVVALDRAGRIRLLNDEAHRLLGIGDEAMGRSLDEALGEGRTADVLAGRVTGTDLLTVRGQRVLIANRMPTDDGGAVATLRDRTELDQLGRELDSTRGLIDALRAQDHEHANRMHTLLGLLELEMYDDAVEFVGEVVGDHRATAEQVTEKIKDPLLAALLVGKATVAAERGVALLMSDRTRLPDHLIDPRGIVTIVGNLVDNALDAVGGTAHARVEVELRAEGRTVVLGVRDTGPGIPAGQRELIFTEGWSTKEAPAHRERGIGLSLVRRLAERQGGAAGVDEAHGGGAEFTVVLPDALTEPDAEPALTGPAAHRNAEEESR; via the coding sequence ATGAGCCCCACTCCCCCCGCACGCCGCCTGCGCCTCGGCCTGCCGCGGCGGATGTTCTCGCAGGTGCTGCTGATGCAGGTGGCCATCGCCGCGGGAGTCGCGGTGCTCGCGACGGGCCTGTTCCTCGCGCCGCTCGGCAACCAGCTCGACGACCAGGCGATGCGCCGGGCCCTCGCCATCGCCCAGACCACCGCCGTCGAGCCGCAGATCGCCGAGGACGTCGTGAACACGCCACCGACGGCCGACGGGCCGGTCCAGCGGGAGGCGGAACGGATCCGCGAGGCCACGCGGGCCGAGTACGTCGTGGTGATGGACTGGCGGGGTGTGCGCTGGTCGCACCCCACGCCCGACGAGGTCGGCAGGACGGTCTCCACCGACCCGGGACAGGCCCTGGCCGGTCATGAGGTCATGGAGATCGACGACGGCACCCTGGGCCGCACCGCCCGCGGCAAGGTGCCCCTGCGGGACAGTGACGGCGACATCGTCGGCGCGGTCTCGGTCGGGATCGCCTACGACAGTGTCCGGGCCCGGCTGATCCACGCGATCCCGGAGCTGCTGGCGTACGCGGGCGGCGCCCTCGCGGTCGGCGCGCTGGCGGCCTGGCTGATCTCCCGACGGGTCCACCGGCAGACCCGTGACCTGGCCTTCTCCGATATCTCGGCGCTGCTGGCGGAGCGCGAGGCGATGCTGCACGGCATCCGGGAGGGCGTGGTCGCCCTGGACCGCGCGGGCCGTATCCGCCTGCTCAACGACGAGGCGCACCGCCTGCTCGGCATCGGCGACGAGGCCATGGGCCGCTCCCTGGACGAGGCGCTCGGGGAGGGCCGTACGGCCGATGTGCTGGCCGGGCGGGTGACGGGCACCGATCTGCTCACCGTGCGCGGACAGCGCGTCCTGATCGCCAACCGCATGCCCACCGACGACGGCGGCGCCGTCGCCACCCTGCGCGACCGCACCGAGCTGGACCAGCTCGGCCGGGAGCTGGACTCCACGCGCGGGCTGATCGACGCCCTGCGCGCCCAGGACCATGAGCACGCCAACCGGATGCACACGCTGCTCGGGCTGCTGGAGCTGGAGATGTACGACGACGCCGTGGAGTTCGTCGGCGAGGTGGTGGGCGACCACAGGGCGACGGCGGAGCAGGTCACCGAGAAGATCAAGGACCCGCTGCTCGCGGCGCTGCTGGTCGGCAAGGCGACCGTGGCGGCCGAGCGCGGGGTGGCACTGCTGATGTCGGACCGGACGCGGCTCCCGGACCACCTGATCGATCCCAGGGGCATCGTGACGATCGTCGGCAACCTGGTGGACAACGCGCTGGACGCGGTCGGGGGAACCGCGCACGCGCGCGTGGAGGTCGAATTGCGGGCCGAAGGACGCACCGTGGTGCTCGGAGTGCGGGACACCGGTCCGGGAATCCCGGCCGGACAACGTGAGTTGATCTTCACCGAGGGCTGGTCGACCAAGGAGGCTCCGGCCCATCGTGAGCGCGGGATCGGGCTCTCCCTGGTGCGCAGGCTCGCCGAACGGCAGGGGGGCGCCGCCGGCGTGGACGAGGCGCACGGCGGCGGCGCGGAGTTCACCGTCGTCCTGCCCGACGCGCTGACCGAGCCGGACGCCGAACCGGCGCTCACCGGGCCCGCCGCCCACCGGAACGCCGAGGAGGAGTCGCGATGA
- a CDS encoding sucrase ferredoxin, with protein sequence MSTCSSDSRDLDEPIAGTAATAKTWLLLEQPGPWGAKALTSSHLDPVLGRALESAAKGTGVRIALIRRPGRHADRGTPTARQVYAAHTTPGNAWLHGATLRDPRRLLDLDFATLGKGDHSGFDSALQAAPHTGDPLALVCTNGKRDRCCALLGRPLAAELDASGVGGVWEVTHLGGHRFSPTLLVLPYGYAYGRAEAHSVKEILHRAREGRIVVEGCRGNSAWERPGQAAELAVRTAVGEYAADALSVVRTEGAAPRWTVTVAHGDGRQWHVVVTQGAALPPRAESCGTSVLGSPARMDVVAVHELTTTTALAS encoded by the coding sequence GTGAGTACCTGCTCGAGTGACTCCCGGGACCTCGATGAGCCCATCGCGGGCACCGCGGCCACCGCGAAGACCTGGCTGCTGCTGGAGCAGCCCGGTCCGTGGGGGGCCAAGGCGCTCACGTCCAGCCATCTGGACCCCGTGCTGGGCCGCGCCCTGGAGTCGGCCGCCAAGGGCACCGGCGTGCGCATCGCGCTCATCCGCCGCCCCGGGCGCCACGCCGACCGCGGAACGCCCACCGCGCGGCAGGTGTACGCCGCCCACACCACTCCGGGGAACGCCTGGCTGCACGGCGCGACGCTCCGTGATCCGCGCCGACTGCTCGACCTGGACTTCGCCACGCTCGGCAAGGGCGACCACAGCGGCTTCGACTCGGCGCTCCAGGCGGCCCCGCACACGGGCGACCCGCTCGCGCTCGTGTGCACCAACGGCAAGCGGGACCGCTGCTGCGCCCTCCTCGGCCGCCCCCTCGCGGCCGAACTCGACGCCTCCGGCGTGGGCGGCGTCTGGGAGGTCACCCATCTGGGCGGACATCGCTTCTCCCCGACCCTGCTGGTCCTGCCGTACGGCTACGCCTACGGCCGGGCGGAGGCGCACTCCGTCAAGGAGATCCTCCACCGCGCGCGGGAGGGGCGGATCGTCGTCGAGGGCTGCCGCGGGAACTCCGCGTGGGAGCGGCCGGGGCAGGCGGCCGAGCTGGCGGTGCGTACGGCCGTGGGCGAGTACGCGGCGGACGCCCTGAGCGTCGTGCGTACGGAGGGTGCGGCGCCCCGCTGGACGGTGACCGTCGCGCACGGCGACGGACGCCAGTGGCATGTGGTCGTCACCCAGGGTGCCGCGCTGCCGCCCCGCGCGGAGAGCTGCGGGACCTCGGTGCTGGGCTCGCCCGCGCGGATGGACGTGGTCGCGGTGCACGAGTTGACGACCACGACGGCACTGGCCAGCTGA
- a CDS encoding citrate synthase has product MRDQEPGSGHTTRRLTTKEAAELLGVKPETVYAYVSRGQLSSRRVPSGRGSTFDAKEVEELARRNRRESGGTSGSGSELSVRTRITFIDKDRYYFRGVDAAELAVRHSYEEVAEWLWTGQLRPGIGFSAPEATVAAARRAVDALPEHTGPTDRLRVAAIAAATADPLRFDLSEEAVLGTARALIPTLVAALPPVRRGHRDTGPLAHRLWARLSGLPSDEASLRTLDTALALLVDHDLAASTLAVRVAASARAHAYAAVSAGLGVLEGPLHGAASGLAHRMLLDVLDRGDAAPVIAEELRAGRRIPGLGHRLYPGEDPRARVLFGLLEEIPRAEPALAAARDIVATTARHTPLHANVDLALAVFTVAGGMPATAGETVFAVSRTAGWIAHALEEYGERPLRMRPSGHYVGPRPPQPLPE; this is encoded by the coding sequence ATGCGCGATCAAGAGCCCGGCTCCGGGCACACGACCCGGCGGCTGACCACCAAGGAGGCCGCCGAACTGCTCGGCGTGAAGCCCGAGACCGTGTACGCGTACGTCAGCCGCGGTCAGCTCAGCAGCCGACGGGTGCCGAGCGGCCGGGGCAGCACCTTCGACGCGAAGGAGGTCGAGGAGCTCGCCCGGCGCAACCGGCGGGAGAGCGGCGGCACTTCGGGCTCCGGAAGCGAGCTGTCGGTGCGGACCCGCATCACGTTCATCGACAAGGATAGGTACTACTTCCGGGGTGTCGACGCGGCCGAACTCGCCGTCCGCCACTCCTACGAAGAGGTCGCCGAGTGGCTGTGGACCGGGCAACTCCGCCCCGGCATCGGCTTCTCCGCCCCTGAGGCCACGGTCGCCGCGGCCCGTCGCGCCGTCGACGCGCTGCCGGAACACACCGGCCCCACCGACCGGTTGAGGGTCGCCGCCATCGCCGCCGCGACCGCGGACCCGCTGCGCTTCGACCTGTCCGAGGAGGCCGTACTCGGCACCGCGCGGGCCCTGATCCCCACCCTCGTCGCCGCGCTGCCGCCGGTCCGGCGCGGCCACCGCGACACGGGCCCGCTCGCCCACCGGCTGTGGGCCCGGCTCAGCGGCCTCCCCTCGGACGAGGCGTCGCTGCGCACCCTGGACACCGCCCTGGCCCTGCTCGTCGACCACGACCTCGCCGCGTCGACGCTGGCCGTGCGGGTCGCCGCGTCCGCCCGCGCGCACGCCTACGCGGCCGTCTCCGCGGGCCTGGGCGTCCTGGAGGGCCCCTTGCACGGCGCGGCGAGCGGGCTGGCCCACCGGATGCTGCTGGACGTCCTCGACCGCGGTGACGCGGCGCCGGTGATCGCCGAAGAACTGCGGGCGGGCCGCCGCATCCCGGGCCTCGGGCACCGGCTCTACCCCGGCGAGGACCCACGCGCGCGGGTGCTGTTCGGGCTGCTGGAGGAGATCCCCCGGGCCGAGCCCGCCCTCGCGGCGGCCCGCGACATCGTCGCCACGACCGCCCGGCACACCCCGCTACACGCCAATGTCGACCTAGCGCTGGCCGTGTTCACCGTGGCCGGCGGCATGCCCGCCACCGCGGGCGAGACGGTCTTCGCCGTCTCACGGACGGCGGGCTGGATCGCCCACGCCTTGGAGGAGTACGGCGAGCGCCCGCTGAGGATGCGCCCCAGCGGGCACTATGTCGGCCCGAGGCCGCCGCAACCACTGCCGGAGTAG
- a CDS encoding citrate synthase/methylcitrate synthase, with protein sequence MSVNRSATTLIEAPRGLAGVVVTDTAIGDVRGLEGFYHYRQYSAVELAQTRAFEDVWHLLVHGELPDTGQAAAFAAETAALRCLPDEVRAVLPAIAVASASAGGSGPLAAMRTALSLLGEVRGFRPVYDIGANERRRDALAAAAAVPTLLTALYRLGRGLEPVEPREDLSYAANYLCMLTGSEPDPVRARAVEQYLISTIDHGFNASTFTARVIASTGADVAACLVGAVGALSGPLHGGAPSRALDTLDAIGTPDRIDPWIRERVLAGDRIMGFGHAVYRTEDPRSRLLREIAQRFGGPRVDFAVEVERQVETILADLKPGRELHTNVEFYAGVVMELCGLPRDMFTPTFAAARVVGWSANILEQAEDRKIIRPAARYVGPGAPVAVPAA encoded by the coding sequence ATGTCCGTCAACAGGTCGGCCACCACTCTCATCGAGGCGCCGCGAGGGCTCGCGGGCGTCGTCGTCACCGACACCGCCATCGGGGACGTCCGGGGGCTGGAGGGCTTCTACCACTACCGCCAGTACTCCGCCGTCGAACTCGCGCAGACCCGCGCCTTCGAGGACGTCTGGCATCTCCTGGTCCACGGCGAACTGCCGGACACCGGACAGGCCGCGGCCTTCGCCGCCGAGACCGCCGCGCTGCGGTGCCTGCCCGACGAGGTCCGCGCGGTGCTGCCCGCCATCGCCGTGGCGAGCGCGAGCGCCGGCGGCTCCGGACCGCTCGCCGCCATGCGCACCGCGCTGTCCCTGCTCGGCGAGGTGCGGGGCTTCCGCCCGGTGTACGACATCGGCGCGAACGAACGCCGCCGGGACGCGCTGGCCGCGGCGGCCGCCGTACCGACGCTGCTCACCGCGCTGTACCGGCTCGGGCGGGGGCTTGAGCCGGTCGAGCCGCGGGAGGATCTGTCGTACGCGGCGAACTACCTGTGCATGTTGACGGGTTCGGAACCGGATCCCGTGCGGGCCAGGGCCGTCGAGCAATACTTGATCTCAACCATTGATCACGGCTTCAATGCATCAACCTTCACGGCGCGGGTCATCGCCTCCACCGGAGCGGACGTGGCGGCGTGTCTCGTGGGAGCCGTGGGCGCGCTGTCCGGCCCCTTGCACGGCGGCGCCCCCAGCAGGGCGCTCGACACCCTCGACGCGATCGGCACGCCCGACCGCATCGACCCCTGGATCCGTGAACGCGTCCTCGCCGGTGACCGCATCATGGGCTTCGGCCACGCCGTCTACCGCACCGAGGACCCCCGCTCCCGCTTGCTCCGCGAGATCGCCCAGCGCTTCGGCGGCCCGCGCGTCGACTTCGCCGTGGAGGTCGAGCGCCAGGTCGAGACGATCCTCGCCGACCTCAAACCCGGCCGCGAACTCCACACCAACGTCGAGTTCTACGCCGGCGTGGTCATGGAACTCTGCGGCCTTCCCCGCGACATGTTCACCCCCACCTTCGCGGCGGCCCGCGTCGTCGGCTGGAGCGCCAACATCCTGGAGCAGGCGGAAGACCGCAAGATCATCCGCCCGGCGGCCCGTTATGTGGGGCCGGGGGCACCGGTGGCGGTGCCCGCCGCGTGA
- a CDS encoding DUF6082 family protein, whose product MAGVSAWRSAVRGGIWLTTAGAGVALVGAASVVVSGWLIDGVERVNGDRRTAAERSVLGDYFGAVSAVFSGLALLLLVTTLLFQQRELQLQRRELALQREELVASRAELRRSAAADLRGLHVQLTQMQMDDPSLTEVWNDFPGQPHSVIKQHLYANLTYSHLLLAFQWGDRSEDDLLHEARDIVRSPAFRSYWTASRSLKAALPPDSDEGRMFRLFERAIAETRGGDPPGPGAGAGAGAGAGA is encoded by the coding sequence GTGGCAGGGGTTTCCGCGTGGCGTTCAGCGGTCAGAGGCGGTATCTGGCTGACCACGGCCGGAGCGGGAGTGGCCCTGGTGGGCGCCGCGTCCGTCGTGGTCAGCGGCTGGCTCATCGACGGCGTGGAGCGCGTCAACGGAGACCGACGGACCGCGGCCGAACGCAGCGTTCTCGGGGACTACTTCGGCGCCGTGAGCGCGGTCTTCTCCGGCCTCGCCCTGCTTCTGCTGGTCACCACGCTGCTCTTCCAGCAGCGTGAGCTTCAGCTCCAGCGCCGGGAACTCGCCCTCCAGCGGGAGGAGTTGGTCGCCTCACGGGCGGAACTTCGCCGAAGCGCGGCGGCGGACCTGCGGGGGCTCCACGTCCAGCTCACCCAGATGCAGATGGACGACCCCTCCCTGACCGAAGTGTGGAACGACTTCCCCGGACAGCCCCATTCGGTCATCAAGCAGCATCTCTACGCCAACTTGACCTACAGCCACCTTTTACTCGCCTTCCAATGGGGCGACCGGTCGGAGGACGATCTCCTGCACGAGGCCCGGGACATCGTGCGCAGCCCCGCTTTCCGCAGCTACTGGACCGCCTCACGTTCCCTGAAGGCGGCCCTGCCTCCCGACTCCGACGAGGGGCGCATGTTCCGGCTGTTCGAGCGCGCCATCGCCGAGACGCGCGGGGGCGATCCGCCGGGGCCCGGAGCCGGGGCGGGAGCGGGCGCGGGCGCGGGCGCCTAG
- a CDS encoding DUF6082 family protein: MATQTSGMRSLGALVKARVTAVTRFISTTGSHHRKRAALIEQHRLHFDLLCKAMDDPALAAVLDTYEADIPLDKQRQYLFANALYVNALFFHRIGAVTLAELHGHLRVMCQNPVFREYWEATRHHRKSLPDTSEEFALGRMMDDLVQELAESDSDEWWVVGDPPDKPS; encoded by the coding sequence ATGGCCACACAGACTTCGGGGATGCGCTCGCTCGGCGCACTGGTCAAAGCACGGGTCACGGCGGTGACCCGCTTCATTTCCACGACCGGTTCGCACCACCGCAAGCGGGCTGCCCTCATCGAACAGCACCGGCTCCACTTCGACCTGCTGTGCAAGGCCATGGACGATCCGGCACTGGCCGCGGTCCTCGACACCTACGAAGCCGACATCCCGCTGGACAAACAGCGCCAGTACCTCTTCGCCAACGCCCTCTACGTCAACGCCCTGTTCTTCCACCGCATCGGCGCCGTCACCCTGGCCGAGCTGCACGGGCATCTGCGGGTCATGTGCCAGAACCCGGTGTTCCGCGAGTACTGGGAGGCCACCCGGCATCACCGCAAGAGCCTGCCCGACACGTCGGAGGAGTTCGCGCTGGGGCGGATGATGGACGACCTGGTCCAGGAGCTCGCCGAATCGGACAGCGACGAGTGGTGGGTGGTCGGCGATCCACCTGATAAACCGTCATAA
- a CDS encoding CobW family GTP-binding protein — MPSRTAQQIPVVVLAGFLGSGKTTLLNHLLHRSGGSRIGAIVNDFGAIEIDAMAVAGALGDSTVALGNGCLCCAVDASELDLYLERLAAPAAGIDVIVIEASGLAEPQELVRMVLASEHPGIVYGGLVEVVDAAEFDDTRARHPELDRHVALADLVVVNKTDRAEEPERVLRLVGELAERAAVVPATYGRIDPEFLFDCRPGEERVGQLSFDDLHEHGHGDHDGHLHAAYDSVSFVSGRPLDPRSLMSFLDSRPEGLYRIKGYVDFGPHDAGNRYSVHAVGRFLRFYPEPWAQGADRLTQLVLIGSGIDAPALAKELQGCTSDAPHADEHGMWGVLRYVRGSEDEPGPGA, encoded by the coding sequence TTGCCCAGCCGTACCGCGCAGCAGATCCCGGTCGTCGTCCTCGCCGGCTTCCTCGGCTCCGGCAAGACCACGCTCCTCAACCACCTCCTGCACCGCAGCGGAGGCAGCCGGATCGGAGCGATCGTCAACGACTTCGGGGCCATCGAGATCGACGCCATGGCCGTGGCCGGCGCCCTCGGCGACTCGACCGTGGCCCTCGGCAACGGCTGCCTGTGCTGCGCTGTCGACGCCAGTGAACTCGACCTCTACCTGGAGCGGCTCGCCGCGCCCGCCGCGGGCATCGACGTCATCGTCATCGAGGCCAGCGGCCTCGCCGAACCACAGGAACTGGTCCGCATGGTGCTCGCCAGCGAGCATCCCGGCATCGTCTACGGCGGTCTCGTCGAGGTCGTCGACGCCGCCGAGTTCGACGACACCCGCGCCCGGCACCCCGAGCTCGACCGGCACGTCGCCCTCGCCGACCTCGTCGTCGTCAACAAGACCGATCGAGCGGAGGAGCCCGAGCGGGTGCTCCGGCTCGTCGGTGAGCTTGCCGAGCGCGCCGCCGTCGTACCCGCCACCTACGGGCGCATCGACCCCGAGTTCCTCTTCGACTGCCGGCCCGGCGAGGAGCGCGTCGGGCAGCTGTCCTTCGACGATCTGCATGAGCACGGGCACGGTGACCATGACGGGCATCTGCACGCCGCGTACGACAGCGTCTCGTTCGTCTCCGGCCGGCCCCTCGATCCGCGCTCGCTCATGAGCTTCCTCGACAGCCGTCCCGAGGGGCTCTACCGGATCAAGGGGTACGTCGACTTCGGGCCGCACGACGCCGGTAACCGGTACTCCGTGCACGCCGTCGGGCGGTTTCTGCGGTTCTACCCGGAGCCCTGGGCGCAGGGCGCCGACCGTCTCACCCAGCTCGTCCTCATCGGCTCCGGCATCGACGCGCCCGCCCTCGCCAAGGAGCTGCAGGGGTGCACGAGCGACGCCCCGCACGCCGATGAACACGGCATGTGGGGCGTCCTGCGCTATGTCCGGGGCTCCGAGGACGAGCCCGGTCCAGGGGCCTAG